From Candidatus Woesearchaeota archaeon, one genomic window encodes:
- a CDS encoding alanine--tRNA ligase-related protein, whose translation MNSKNIIKNVIDFAEKSGYPLEKSVGLLYARGGYGKFNPSAGHHIVDPILRDECPRPPITFSLAERCLRETDSSKIGISNRHLSFFEMMEFTQVGNPDMLNFEKNTQEIYELITNVLGLKKDKLLVTYLEDCKIDDVHITSQETRKIANVWKNLLGEAQVIPTKGRRNLFIARIPNCAGGPGFEIYYKMVDGRYVEIASQLNYKYIFNGQNNISLTKNEVIAAAFGLERILMALEEKEKIHNISLIKPLKDIVDCGKEKELYDENAAIIADAIRAISFIVYDSNDKELSPSQKKIFKNLIKELRTEINYLGVGDHNIYEKVVQANINLYAERYPFLLNKKDKILETINS comes from the coding sequence ATGAATAGTAAAAACATTATCAAAAATGTAATTGACTTTGCAGAAAAGTCAGGTTATCCTTTAGAAAAATCTGTAGGCCTGCTTTACGCCAGAGGCGGTTATGGAAAATTTAACCCCAGTGCAGGCCATCATATAGTCGATCCTATACTGCGCGATGAATGCCCTAGACCGCCAATTACTTTTTCACTTGCAGAACGCTGTTTGCGCGAGACAGATTCTTCAAAAATAGGCATTAGCAACAGGCATTTAAGCTTCTTTGAAATGATGGAATTTACACAGGTTGGAAATCCCGATATGCTCAATTTTGAAAAGAATACGCAAGAAATTTATGAATTAATAACGAATGTCCTTGGACTTAAAAAAGATAAACTCTTAGTTACTTATCTGGAAGACTGCAAAATTGATGACGTCCACATCACTTCGCAGGAGACTAGAAAAATAGCCAATGTTTGGAAAAATCTACTAGGAGAAGCTCAGGTAATCCCAACAAAAGGAAGGCGAAATCTTTTCATTGCAAGAATACCAAATTGTGCTGGCGGACCGGGTTTTGAAATCTATTATAAAATGGTTGATGGAAGATATGTTGAAATTGCTTCTCAATTAAATTATAAATATATTTTTAATGGGCAAAACAATATCAGTTTGACAAAAAATGAAGTCATAGCAGCTGCTTTCGGGTTAGAGAGGATTTTAATGGCGCTTGAAGAAAAGGAGAAAATTCATAACATCTCTTTAATCAAACCATTAAAGGATATAGTTGATTGCGGAAAAGAAAAAGAACTATATGACGAGAATGCCGCTATTATTGCAGATGCTATAAGGGCGATTAGTTTTATAGTTTATGATTCGAATGATAAGGAATTAAGTCCTTCTCAAAAAAAAATATTTAAAAATTTAATAAAAGAATTGAGAACTGAAATAAATTATCTTGGGGTTGGCGATCATAATATTTATGAAAAAGTAGTACAGGCGAATATTAATCTGTATGCCGAGAGATATCCTTTTTTACTTAATAAAAAAGACAAAATTCTTGAGACAATTAATTCCTAA
- a CDS encoding helix-turn-helix domain-containing protein yields MEEIFKELGLSDKEIKAYLKLLELGQATTQRLSEVTAINRITLYDILRYLIEKGFVGYTIIDKVKYFYATPPRNVLNMLKEKERKFVSILPELESKMEIIGKRPTFQLFEGKEGINTVNEDVLREKNEILAYGSSQIINKIIKYQAIDFMKKRIKNKIKWKGISDSGFKEHIFFEKPEYKKITVLKVDDSFKNIGTWNYIYNNKIAILSFNKENFVGIIIEDETINKTAKLIFEKLWKQAKKS; encoded by the coding sequence ATGGAAGAAATATTCAAGGAATTAGGACTTTCTGATAAGGAAATAAAAGCTTATTTGAAACTCTTAGAGCTTGGGCAAGCGACAACACAGAGGCTTTCAGAGGTTACAGCAATCAACAGAATAACACTTTATGATATTCTAAGATATCTGATAGAAAAAGGTTTTGTTGGTTATACAATCATTGATAAGGTCAAATATTTTTATGCAACACCGCCAAGAAATGTGCTAAATATGCTTAAAGAAAAAGAAAGAAAATTTGTTTCTATTCTACCTGAACTAGAGTCAAAGATGGAAATTATAGGCAAAAGACCAACTTTTCAATTATTCGAAGGAAAGGAAGGCATAAATACAGTAAATGAAGATGTCCTTAGAGAAAAAAACGAGATCCTTGCCTATGGTTCTTCCCAAATCATAAATAAAATCATAAAATATCAGGCAATAGATTTCATGAAAAAAAGGATAAAAAATAAAATTAAATGGAAAGGAATAAGTGATTCTGGTTTTAAAGAGCATATTTTTTTTGAAAAACCAGAGTATAAAAAAATAACTGTATTAAAAGTTGACGATTCATTTAAAAATATTGGAACATGGAATTACATTTACAACAATAAAATTGCAATTTTATCATTTAATAAAGAAAATTTTGTTGGAATTATAATCGAGGATGAAACTATAAATAAAACAGCAAAGTTAATTTTTGAAAAACTGTGGAAGCAAGCTAAAAAATCTTAA
- a CDS encoding radical SAM protein, producing the protein MIQKTSFYSWKTGNLAKGCRLCVEGSKLVLFATGLCPRSCFYCPLSEQKKNKDVVYADEWKIEKDRDIIAEAKSISAKGASLTGGDPFIVLNRSIKYIKLLKKAFGKKFHIHLYTLPELLTLNKLKKFYNAGLDEIRLHPDIFNRKNWNKIDLVKKFKWQIGVEIPVIPGHKKKIMELIDYFADKINFLNLNELEISDTNADKLLKMGFRCKDEVSYGIKGSEELAFELLKHISKKHPKPNVHYCTATLKDKVQLANRIKRRAKNTAKAYDIVSEEGMLIRGAVYLPDLKPGFSYRKRLENILKNKKIKNKLIKKLNTIKNNLKKDFKIKNSLIDIDEQKLRILASMKIIDKIKNKIILKGLCPAIVEEYPTWDQTEIDIEFLRNKAKTI; encoded by the coding sequence ATGATCCAAAAAACAAGCTTTTATTCATGGAAAACAGGCAATCTGGCAAAAGGCTGCAGGCTTTGCGTAGAAGGATCTAAATTAGTTTTATTTGCAACTGGGCTTTGCCCCAGAAGCTGCTTTTACTGCCCTTTATCAGAGCAGAAAAAGAACAAAGATGTTGTTTATGCAGATGAGTGGAAGATCGAAAAAGACAGAGACATAATTGCAGAAGCAAAATCAATAAGCGCAAAAGGAGCTTCTTTGACTGGAGGCGATCCGTTCATAGTTTTAAACAGAAGCATTAAATACATTAAATTATTAAAAAAAGCCTTTGGAAAGAAATTTCATATACATCTTTACACACTTCCTGAATTATTAACGCTCAATAAATTAAAAAAATTCTATAATGCGGGTTTGGACGAGATAAGGCTGCATCCTGATATTTTCAACAGGAAGAATTGGAATAAAATAGATTTAGTCAAGAAATTTAAATGGCAGATTGGAGTTGAAATTCCAGTCATTCCCGGTCACAAAAAGAAAATCATGGAACTGATTGATTATTTTGCGGATAAAATCAATTTTTTAAATCTAAATGAACTGGAAATATCAGACACAAATGCAGACAAATTATTGAAAATGGGCTTTAGGTGCAAAGACGAAGTTTCTTATGGAATAAAAGGAAGCGAAGAGCTGGCTTTTGAATTATTAAAACACATCAGTAAAAAACATCCAAAGCCGAATGTCCATTACTGCACTGCAACTTTAAAGGACAAAGTTCAGTTGGCAAACAGGATAAAAAGAAGGGCAAAAAACACTGCAAAAGCTTATGACATTGTCAGTGAAGAAGGCATGCTGATCAGGGGCGCTGTTTATTTGCCTGATTTAAAGCCAGGATTTAGTTATAGAAAAAGATTGGAAAATATTTTAAAAAATAAAAAAATTAAAAATAAGCTTATAAAGAAATTAAACACAATAAAAAATAATTTAAAAAAAGACTTTAAAATAAAAAACAGCTTAATAGATATTGACGAGCAGAAATTAAGGATATTGGCATCAATGAAAATAATTGATAAAATAAAAAATAAAATAATATTGAAAGGCCTCTGCCCGGCAATTGTTGAAGAATATCCTACATGGGATCAGACTGAAATAGATATCGAGTTTTTGCGCAATAAAGCAAAAACTATTTAA
- a CDS encoding DUF2391 family protein codes for MTIEQEEPEYFSAKDLVRSFFGSLFFGFAFIFSKALIDLSATLDKIHIVLILLSTFLLLTFEIYFIGYQRVSDRKRRPFWEFWLKRFATFYVITVLVSLYLVYIYNFQVYLTTYMEIIKLVVAVSLPCATGAAIADLLKKY; via the coding sequence ATGACTATTGAGCAGGAAGAGCCGGAGTATTTTTCAGCAAAAGACCTTGTGAGGTCGTTTTTTGGCTCTTTATTTTTCGGATTTGCATTCATCTTCAGCAAGGCATTGATTGATTTAAGCGCAACATTGGATAAGATTCATATCGTCCTGATTCTGCTTTCGACTTTTCTGCTCCTCACATTTGAGATATACTTCATCGGTTACCAGAGGGTAAGCGACAGGAAAAGAAGGCCGTTCTGGGAGTTCTGGCTCAAAAGATTCGCAACATTCTACGTAATAACTGTCTTGGTTTCGCTCTATCTTGTTTATATTTACAATTTTCAGGTTTATCTGACAACATACATGGAAATAATAAAGCTCGTAGTTGCAGTTTCACTGCCCTGCGCAACAGGCGCTGCAATCGCAGACTTATTGAAAAAATACTAA
- a CDS encoding archease: MEKYKFFEHTADAKFQAYGKTLEEAFSNAALAMFSVMTDIKKIKPKIKKEISVEGIDQKQLLYNFLEEFLFLMDTEFLLLSNVEKIKINANKLTATAFFDKAENYETHGDVKAVTYQEMEINQEKDKVMVQVVVDI, translated from the coding sequence ATGGAAAAATACAAATTTTTTGAGCACACAGCAGATGCAAAATTCCAGGCATACGGCAAAACTCTTGAAGAAGCATTCTCGAATGCAGCCTTAGCCATGTTTTCTGTGATGACAGACATCAAAAAAATAAAGCCAAAGATAAAAAAAGAAATAAGTGTTGAAGGAATAGACCAAAAGCAGCTTCTTTATAATTTTCTGGAAGAATTCTTGTTTTTAATGGATACAGAATTTTTGCTGTTAAGCAATGTTGAAAAGATAAAGATAAACGCCAATAAATTAACTGCAACAGCCTTTTTTGACAAAGCAGAAAACTACGAAACCCATGGTGATGTAAAAGCAGTTACATACCAGGAAATGGAGATAAATCAGGAAAAAGACAAGGTCATGGTGCAGGTTGTTGTGGACATATAA
- a CDS encoding RtcB family protein — MELKKINEFTWQIPKTGNMKVPAIIYASEKLIEKIKQDLTLKQSENVAALKGIQTASYTMPDAHQGYGFPIGGVAAFDMDEGIISPGGVGYDINCLTEDARILTEQGYFKEIREFEHDFIEVENLNSKYALKSKMCQLKVISFDSSQNCFSSKQVNYFMKKKHFGSIVNIKTKLGYAIQLTEEHPILSKSGMIESKLLNQGEQIAINPFEGVEFEKTKEDFILATENEFEKKQREELIKREILPLRLTNSKLPIITKLFGYLLGDGSIYISNGKGRICAFGQKEDLLEVKSDFEKLGFSARIYGRTREHTIETQYGKKIFSAKNYELHVSSIALTNLFFKLGYPKGIKTSTKFLIPSWIVGSPKWMKRLFISALFGAELSSPRTHTKTGFDCPVLSINKIENRVENGREFCIQLMNLLEEFEVKTDKIIERKEYKNKQGVTYRIRLQISSEEDNLIKLWSKIGFSYNRKRDILSKIAILYIKEKKNLAGIRSEIAVKVKDFKKKGLKLKEVQNLLKNEYVNDRFIERHYYENAGQRISLNFISFEEFKRLKLNEFEKYGLFFDFVISVSKVPYEGDVYDLNIDKTHNFVANNIIVSNCGVRLLATDWAEKDIAAKRKELLNEIFKEVPAGVGKSGITKLSKDILMEILKKGARWALEQGYGTKEDLERTEENGCMKAADPGTVSQRALERGMPQLGTLGSGNHFLEIQKVDQIYDIETAKDFGITEKGQITVMIHCGSRGLGHQVASDYIKEMEEKHGIKDLPDRELVNAPINSETGQRYYKAMCCAINYAFANRQMIEHWTRDVFNRIMGSSDGMKQVYDVCHNLAKFERHNVDGKQKLVCVHRKGATRSFGPGREEIPDVYRSIGQPVIIPGSMGTASYLLVGTKKAEEISWGSTAHGAGRVASRSEGLRTLRGEQVAHDLEKKGIEVKATSWKGIAEEAPQMYKDIDEVVRVSHALGIGNMVVRLVPLAVMKG, encoded by the coding sequence ATGGAGCTAAAAAAAATAAACGAATTTACGTGGCAGATACCGAAAACAGGCAACATGAAGGTTCCTGCAATAATCTATGCTTCAGAGAAGCTGATAGAGAAGATAAAGCAGGACTTGACATTAAAGCAGTCGGAGAATGTTGCAGCATTGAAAGGGATCCAGACAGCATCATATACAATGCCAGATGCTCATCAAGGATATGGGTTTCCTATCGGTGGTGTTGCTGCGTTCGACATGGATGAAGGCATTATAAGCCCTGGCGGTGTTGGTTATGATATTAATTGTTTAACGGAAGATGCAAGAATATTGACTGAGCAAGGATATTTCAAAGAAATAAGAGAGTTCGAACATGATTTTATAGAAGTTGAGAACCTTAATTCAAAATATGCCTTGAAATCAAAAATGTGCCAATTAAAGGTAATTTCATTTGACTCTTCCCAAAATTGTTTTTCTTCCAAACAAGTTAATTATTTTATGAAGAAAAAACATTTTGGTTCAATTGTCAACATCAAAACTAAATTAGGATATGCCATTCAGTTAACAGAAGAACACCCGATATTATCAAAGTCAGGTATGATTGAATCTAAACTATTAAATCAAGGAGAACAAATAGCAATAAATCCTTTTGAAGGGGTTGAGTTTGAAAAGACTAAAGAGGATTTTATTTTAGCCACAGAAAATGAATTTGAAAAAAAACAGAGAGAAGAACTAATAAAAAGGGAGATTTTACCATTAAGATTAACTAATAGTAAGCTTCCAATCATAACAAAATTGTTCGGATATTTGCTAGGAGATGGAAGTATCTATATAAGCAATGGCAAGGGAAGGATATGCGCATTTGGTCAGAAAGAAGATCTTTTGGAAGTAAAAAGCGATTTTGAAAAACTTGGATTTTCTGCAAGGATTTATGGTAGAACAAGAGAACACACTATTGAAACTCAATATGGGAAAAAAATATTTTCAGCTAAAAATTATGAATTGCATGTATCTTCTATAGCATTAACCAATTTATTCTTTAAATTGGGGTACCCTAAAGGAATAAAAACTTCAACTAAATTTTTAATACCTAGCTGGATAGTAGGGAGCCCTAAATGGATGAAGCGATTGTTTATATCAGCCCTATTTGGAGCAGAGTTATCTAGCCCAAGAACCCATACAAAAACAGGTTTCGATTGCCCTGTCCTATCAATAAATAAAATAGAAAATCGAGTAGAAAATGGAAGAGAATTTTGCATCCAATTGATGAATTTGCTTGAAGAATTTGAAGTAAAAACAGATAAAATAATTGAAAGAAAAGAATATAAAAACAAACAAGGAGTGACCTACAGGATAAGACTTCAAATTTCTTCAGAAGAAGATAATCTGATTAAGCTTTGGTCAAAGATTGGTTTTTCCTATAATCGAAAGAGAGATATTCTGTCCAAAATAGCAATACTGTACATTAAAGAAAAAAAGAACCTTGCTGGAATACGATCAGAAATTGCTGTCAAGGTAAAAGATTTTAAGAAGAAAGGGTTAAAGCTCAAAGAAGTCCAAAATTTATTAAAAAATGAATATGTGAATGATCGCTTTATAGAACGACATTATTACGAAAACGCAGGACAGAGAATTTCTTTAAATTTCATATCCTTCGAAGAATTCAAAAGATTGAAATTAAATGAATTTGAAAAATATGGCTTATTTTTTGATTTTGTCATTTCTGTTTCAAAAGTACCATATGAAGGAGATGTGTACGATCTAAATATAGATAAAACACATAATTTTGTAGCAAATAATATCATAGTTTCGAATTGCGGCGTCAGACTATTAGCAACAGACTGGGCTGAAAAAGACATTGCTGCAAAAAGAAAAGAATTGCTTAATGAGATCTTCAAAGAAGTCCCTGCAGGAGTTGGAAAGTCAGGAATCACAAAATTAAGCAAAGATATTTTGATGGAAATTCTGAAGAAAGGCGCAAGATGGGCTTTAGAGCAGGGTTATGGGACAAAAGAAGATCTGGAAAGAACAGAAGAAAACGGCTGCATGAAGGCTGCTGATCCAGGCACAGTTTCTCAAAGAGCTTTAGAAAGGGGAATGCCGCAGTTGGGAACATTAGGAAGCGGAAATCATTTTCTGGAAATACAGAAAGTTGATCAAATCTATGACATAGAAACTGCAAAAGATTTTGGAATAACTGAAAAAGGCCAGATAACTGTTATGATACACTGCGGATCCAGAGGATTGGGGCATCAGGTTGCTTCTGATTATATCAAGGAAATGGAAGAAAAGCACGGGATAAAAGATCTGCCGGACAGGGAACTAGTTAATGCTCCTATTAATTCAGAAACAGGCCAGAGATACTATAAGGCAATGTGCTGCGCAATAAATTATGCTTTTGCAAACAGGCAGATGATAGAGCACTGGACAAGGGATGTTTTCAATAGAATAATGGGCAGCTCAGATGGGATGAAGCAAGTTTATGATGTCTGCCACAATCTTGCTAAATTTGAAAGGCACAATGTTGATGGAAAGCAGAAATTAGTCTGCGTTCACAGAAAAGGCGCAACCAGAAGCTTTGGTCCAGGAAGAGAGGAGATTCCTGATGTTTACAGAAGCATTGGACAGCCGGTGATAATCCCTGGATCAATGGGAACTGCTTCGTATTTATTGGTTGGAACGAAAAAAGCAGAGGAGATCTCCTGGGGATCAACAGCCCACGGCGCAGGAAGAGTTGCATCAAGGAGTGAAGGATTAAGAACATTAAGAGGAGAGCAGGTTGCGCATGATCTTGAAAAGAAAGGCATAGAAGTCAAGGCAACATCATGGAAAGGGATCGCAGAAGAAGCTCCCCAGATGTACAAGGACATTGATGAAGTTGTCAGAGTTTCTCATGCGCTTGGGATCGGGAATATGGTCGTAAGATTAGTGCCGTTGGCAGTGATGAAAGGCTAG
- a CDS encoding FTR1 family protein, protein MLTSAIITFRETLEVVLVIGIILAYLYEIKRKDYAKFVWFGVISGLVLSVITAFIFKFFIGEFEGKAEQIFEGISMFAAAILLTYMIFWMMKKSHVKEIREKVSKKVEMEHELGLFFLSLVAVLREGVETVIFLGAANFVSKENNLIGALIGIVSALILGYLFFFSIKRINLKLFFNITSILLTLFAAGLIAHGVHEFQEASLLPITIEHVWNTNNIINENGNFGSILKSLFGYNGDPSLLEIISYFGYLVSIVFIYRKNVKAKQL, encoded by the coding sequence ATGCTAACCAGCGCAATAATAACATTCAGGGAAACTTTAGAAGTAGTATTGGTTATAGGAATAATTCTCGCATATCTTTATGAAATAAAAAGGAAAGACTATGCTAAATTTGTATGGTTTGGGGTGATTTCTGGTTTGGTTTTAAGCGTTATAACTGCATTTATTTTTAAGTTTTTTATTGGGGAATTTGAAGGCAAAGCTGAGCAGATATTTGAAGGCATATCAATGTTTGCAGCTGCGATTCTACTGACTTATATGATATTTTGGATGATGAAAAAGAGCCATGTTAAGGAGATAAGAGAGAAAGTATCCAAAAAGGTGGAGATGGAGCATGAGCTTGGATTGTTCTTTCTTAGCCTGGTTGCAGTATTAAGAGAGGGTGTTGAAACTGTTATTTTTCTCGGAGCAGCTAATTTTGTCAGTAAAGAGAACAATCTCATAGGGGCCTTAATCGGAATTGTCAGCGCATTAATTTTGGGTTATTTGTTTTTCTTCAGCATAAAACGGATCAATTTGAAGTTATTTTTCAATATAACGAGCATTCTGCTTACATTATTTGCAGCCGGTCTTATTGCGCATGGCGTTCATGAGTTTCAAGAAGCAAGCTTGTTGCCCATTACAATTGAACATGTTTGGAATACGAACAACATCATAAACGAGAATGGCAATTTTGGGAGTATTTTGAAATCACTGTTCGGATATAATGGAGATCCTTCGTTGTTAGAAATTATTTCTTACTTCGGATATCTGGTTTCTATTGTCTTCATTTATAGAAAAAATGTTAAAGCGAAGCAGCTCTAG
- a CDS encoding metal-dependent transcriptional regulator produces the protein MNFSKEDYIRAAYHLSEESKGEVRSIDLAKYLNISKASVSEMLSKLSKYKLISVKPYGPLKLTKKGLIEGRQLTYKHRIIELFLSKILGLKLSQVHNEANKIEHALSDLAVKKMSLIMKNPAYCPHGKPIKVRIQC, from the coding sequence ATGAACTTTTCAAAAGAAGATTATATCAGGGCAGCATACCATCTTAGCGAGGAGTCTAAAGGAGAGGTCAGATCCATTGATCTGGCAAAATACCTGAATATATCAAAAGCCAGTGTTTCTGAGATGTTAAGCAAGCTGTCAAAATATAAATTAATCTCTGTAAAGCCATACGGGCCTTTAAAGCTAACAAAAAAAGGATTGATTGAAGGCAGGCAATTAACATACAAACACAGGATTATTGAATTATTTTTAAGCAAGATACTGGGCTTAAAATTAAGCCAGGTGCATAATGAAGCAAACAAGATAGAGCATGCATTATCTGACTTGGCTGTTAAAAAGATGAGCTTAATTATGAAAAACCCAGCTTATTGCCCCCATGGGAAGCCAATAAAGGTGCGAATCCAATGCTAA
- a CDS encoding Fic family protein: MHVEKRKAGKRIKYFLAHSYREGAKVYKFRKYLGQDIDLLEERKKIAEKLILEEIHKYKIIKDPLQVELSEEEIASIRKLEAQIPLKISHLSEGDWKEFSEIFTYNTNAIEGSRLNQEEVKELLEKDKWPNKSKEDIAEAFGVDESISYIRNTKEHISLELIKKMHKIVFKNSKPFAGKLRKRGEEVVVMGSGGNVVHEGAPQARINHLLRGLAEWYEKNKNRYPGLILGAVVHNQFENIHPFRDGNGRVGRILLNNILIKHNLPPINIDFRNRAEYYASLQAYEKNHDLKPTIELYMKEYNELKKKLGNHKTKKA; this comes from the coding sequence ATGCACGTTGAGAAAAGAAAGGCAGGAAAGCGAATAAAGTATTTTTTGGCGCATTCTTACAGGGAGGGCGCTAAGGTTTACAAATTCAGAAAATATCTGGGGCAGGACATAGATTTGCTGGAGGAAAGGAAAAAAATAGCTGAAAAGCTTATCCTTGAAGAAATACACAAATACAAAATCATAAAAGATCCGCTTCAGGTGGAACTTTCAGAAGAAGAGATAGCTTCAATAAGAAAGCTTGAAGCTCAAATACCCTTAAAAATAAGCCATTTATCAGAAGGAGACTGGAAAGAATTCTCAGAAATATTCACATACAATACCAATGCCATAGAAGGAAGCAGATTAAATCAGGAAGAAGTGAAAGAGCTGCTGGAAAAAGACAAATGGCCCAATAAGTCAAAAGAGGATATTGCAGAAGCATTTGGAGTGGATGAATCAATTTCATATATTCGAAACACAAAAGAGCATATCTCATTAGAGCTCATAAAAAAAATGCATAAGATTGTGTTCAAAAATTCCAAGCCATTTGCCGGAAAACTGAGAAAAAGAGGTGAAGAAGTAGTTGTCATGGGCAGCGGGGGAAATGTTGTCCATGAAGGAGCGCCGCAGGCAAGAATAAATCATCTTCTGCGCGGTTTGGCAGAATGGTATGAAAAGAACAAAAATAGGTATCCTGGATTGATTCTCGGGGCAGTTGTACATAACCAATTTGAGAATATTCATCCGTTCAGGGATGGAAATGGGCGAGTGGGAAGAATCTTGCTAAATAATATCCTCATCAAGCATAATCTGCCCCCGATAAACATAGATTTCAGGAACAGGGCAGAATACTATGCATCTTTGCAGGCATATGAAAAAAACCATGATTTAAAGCCCACAATAGAGCTTTATATGAAAGAATACAATGAATTAAAGAAAAAACTTGGCAACCACAAAACAAAGAAAGCCTAA
- a CDS encoding metallophosphoesterase, translating into MEKKTDKKLKILAAGDIHGDMSLAEKLAEQAKRENVDLVILCGDLTMGDRSTTNLIGPFKKRNEKVLLIPGNHETVATADFLAEVYGVKNIHGYSVKYGNVGIFGAGGANIGLFQMDEKEIYDLLKKGFDKIKELSKKIMVTHVHPSGTKMEKFTQFFPGSSGIKRAIEKFHPDILLCSHVHEAEGIEEMVGKTRVINVGKKGKIIEI; encoded by the coding sequence ATGGAAAAGAAAACTGATAAAAAACTGAAGATACTTGCCGCTGGAGATATACACGGCGACATGAGCCTGGCTGAGAAGCTGGCAGAGCAGGCAAAAAGGGAAAATGTTGATTTGGTTATTCTTTGCGGCGATCTGACAATGGGAGACAGGTCAACAACAAACTTAATCGGTCCTTTTAAAAAAAGGAATGAGAAAGTTTTGCTTATTCCAGGAAATCATGAAACAGTTGCAACAGCGGATTTTCTTGCTGAAGTTTATGGAGTGAAGAATATTCATGGCTATTCTGTGAAATACGGCAATGTAGGAATCTTTGGAGCAGGCGGCGCCAATATTGGATTGTTTCAGATGGATGAAAAAGAGATTTATGATCTGCTGAAGAAAGGCTTTGACAAAATAAAGGAGTTAAGCAAGAAGATAATGGTTACACATGTGCATCCTTCAGGAACAAAAATGGAGAAGTTCACGCAGTTCTTTCCAGGCAGCTCAGGAATAAAGAGAGCAATAGAAAAATTCCATCCTGACATTCTGCTCTGCTCCCATGTGCATGAGGCAGAAGGCATAGAAGAAATGGTTGGGAAGACAAGGGTCATAAATGTCGGGAAGAAAGGGAAGATTATTGAGATATAA
- a CDS encoding L-threonylcarbamoyladenylate synthase, producing MEIINKDEFKINKEAILRGILNGATFIHPTDTIYGIGCNARHFGAVKKVREAKQRYTRPFSIIAPSKEWIRENCEVSKEAEKWINKLPGPYTLILKLKKKDAVSPNVNSDLDTLGIRIPNHWFSEVAAELNAPIVTTSANVIGKDFMTSLDNLDPEIKVKIDFILYEGEKKGRPSTIIDLTDNEKVIKR from the coding sequence ATGGAAATCATAAATAAAGATGAATTCAAGATAAACAAGGAAGCAATTTTGAGGGGGATATTAAATGGCGCTACATTTATTCATCCTACTGACACAATCTATGGAATCGGCTGCAATGCAAGGCATTTTGGAGCGGTAAAAAAAGTAAGGGAAGCGAAGCAGCGATATACAAGGCCTTTTTCAATTATTGCCCCTTCCAAAGAATGGATCAGGGAAAACTGCGAAGTCTCAAAAGAAGCAGAAAAATGGATTAATAAATTGCCCGGACCATATACCCTGATTCTAAAACTGAAAAAAAAGGATGCGGTTTCTCCAAATGTGAATTCTGATCTTGATACTCTGGGCATTAGAATTCCAAACCATTGGTTCAGTGAGGTTGCTGCTGAGCTGAATGCTCCGATTGTGACAACATCTGCCAATGTAATTGGCAAGGATTTCATGACATCGCTTGATAATCTTGATCCTGAAATAAAGGTGAAGATTGATTTCATACTATATGAAGGAGAGAAAAAAGGCAGGCCTTCAACAATAATTGATCTGACTGACAATGAAAAGGTCATAAAAAGATAG
- a CDS encoding DUF192 domain-containing protein gives MAIKNVSQKIILAEKHKICKSLFSKAIGLMFSKKIKDFALVLAFDEEKRISLHMFFVFYPIDVLFLNRDKRVVERKKNFRPFAIYNSVKRAKYAVELPCGIIGKTKINDKIEF, from the coding sequence ATGGCAATTAAGAACGTATCGCAAAAAATAATTCTGGCTGAAAAACATAAAATCTGTAAAAGTCTGTTTTCAAAGGCAATTGGATTAATGTTTTCAAAGAAAATAAAGGATTTTGCATTGGTCCTTGCTTTTGATGAAGAAAAAAGGATTTCACTGCATATGTTCTTTGTTTTTTATCCGATTGATGTGCTGTTTTTAAATAGAGATAAAAGAGTTGTTGAGAGGAAAAAAAACTTTAGGCCCTTTGCTATTTATAATAGTGTTAAAAGAGCAAAATATGCTGTTGAATTACCTTGCGGCATTATTGGCAAAACAAAGATCAATGACAAAATAGAATTCTAA